The Peribacillus sp. FSL P2-0133 genome has a segment encoding these proteins:
- a CDS encoding PLP-dependent aminotransferase family protein: MHVKIKSSELYKQIYDLVLAKIDRKEWKKHEKLPSVRRMAEELKVNRLTVLRAYQLLKEHKKIYAKEKSGYFVKPEDPSFSLNESQLPEIADYPYSNLLSSIHQVAVDYQFSQALIDPNLLPNSYLSEYVKKVFTLYPKVLGTYSTVQGDEELRTALSDYFYKTHRFFAPIDELLITSGAQQAIDLVAKVLLRANDTVLVERPTYSSAIDIFRQYGARIIGIEIGQGGYDLNQLEHILKKDKPRFFYTNPTFNNPTGCTISALQRKQLVELAEKYQCVIVEDDPFRDIYFDKAPPFPIYSYDTDGYVIYIRSFSKYVSPGLRVAAVACRHPLMSHLITSKSLADNGTALINQKMFLHYFFSERMQIHLEKLRTALFLRKEVMRNELAATSWNWTDPSGGLNLWVELPEQISVEKLLDACLEQSISFVPGSICDPDQALRSWIRLSFSYANEIQLQTGMKKLMTVVETISSDSAYRQ; this comes from the coding sequence ATTCATGTGAAGATAAAATCCTCAGAGCTTTATAAGCAGATTTACGATTTGGTTCTTGCCAAAATTGATCGTAAAGAATGGAAGAAACATGAGAAACTGCCTTCTGTAAGAAGAATGGCGGAGGAACTGAAAGTAAATCGGTTGACTGTTCTAAGAGCTTATCAATTACTAAAAGAACATAAAAAGATATACGCAAAGGAAAAATCAGGGTACTTTGTTAAGCCTGAAGATCCATCTTTTTCTTTGAATGAATCTCAGCTGCCAGAAATCGCTGACTATCCTTATAGCAACCTGTTGTCATCGATCCATCAGGTGGCTGTTGACTATCAATTCTCTCAAGCTCTTATTGATCCGAATCTCCTGCCGAATTCTTATTTATCTGAATATGTCAAAAAGGTTTTTACCCTCTATCCCAAAGTGCTTGGCACCTATTCGACTGTTCAAGGGGATGAGGAATTGAGGACAGCCCTTTCAGACTACTTTTACAAGACGCACCGTTTTTTTGCACCGATTGATGAGCTGTTAATTACTTCAGGTGCTCAACAGGCCATTGATCTCGTGGCAAAGGTTCTGCTCAGGGCGAATGATACAGTATTAGTTGAGAGGCCTACATACAGCTCAGCTATTGATATTTTCAGGCAATATGGTGCGCGTATTATTGGGATTGAGATTGGGCAGGGCGGTTACGATCTGAATCAGCTAGAACATATCTTAAAAAAAGATAAACCGCGGTTTTTCTATACAAATCCAACCTTCAATAATCCAACAGGGTGCACCATTTCTGCTCTGCAAAGAAAACAGCTGGTGGAACTTGCAGAAAAGTATCAATGTGTCATCGTTGAAGATGATCCTTTCAGGGATATTTATTTTGATAAGGCTCCTCCATTCCCGATTTATTCGTATGATACCGATGGCTATGTTATCTATATCCGCAGCTTTAGTAAATACGTTTCGCCTGGATTGCGTGTTGCAGCTGTAGCTTGCCGTCATCCGCTAATGAGCCACTTGATTACTTCAAAGTCACTTGCTGACAACGGGACGGCCCTTATTAATCAAAAAATGTTCCTGCACTATTTTTTCTCGGAACGAATGCAGATTCACTTGGAGAAATTGCGAACAGCTCTATTTTTAAGGAAAGAAGTAATGAGAAATGAACTGGCTGCAACGTCATGGAATTGGACAGATCCATCAGGAGGATTAAACTTGTGGGTGGAACTTCCAGAACAAATTTCAGTTGAAAAGCTCCTTGATGCCTGTTTGGAACAGTCCATTTCCTTCGTGCCGGGATCTATATGTGATCCAGATCAAGCCCTTAGATCGTGGATTAGACTGAGCTTTTCGTATGCAAACGAAATACAGCTGCAAACAGGCATGAAAAAACTAATGACGGTTGTTGAAACGATAAGTAGTGATTCCGCATATCGACAATGA
- a CDS encoding SH3 domain-containing protein, whose product MTGRVNATKLNVRSKPSTSGKVLGSLKKNQIVTVITNSSSWYKIQYGKETGYVYGKYLTNVQ is encoded by the coding sequence ATGACTGGTAGGGTCAATGCTACAAAGTTAAATGTCCGTTCCAAACCATCCACATCAGGGAAAGTTCTTGGCTCTTTGAAGAAAAACCAAATCGTTACCGTCATTACTAATAGCAGTTCTTGGTACAAAATTCAGTACGGTAAGGAAACAGGTTATGTATATGGAAAATACTTAACGAACGTCCAATAA
- a CDS encoding ABC transporter substrate-binding protein, producing the protein MFKNKLAFVLLCLALIVSGCSSSDETTTENKGSSGGKAVKLTFTEPARLLSVAPLYVAIEQGFFEKEGIEAKIVSGGGGAQVIASVLSGEAQFAVSGPRSMFTPLDKGEDLMAIQSLNSALTYQITLSKQYQKKKNVSKDSSLEDRVASLNGATIGTNLVGDSGDVYTRYLMQMHGVDPKTLKAVKLAGDGSKIGGMQEGIVDGGIASPPMGLQAESKDVGEIVINTSEEPMYGNMVWEAVFAKKEYLEKNQETSLKVVRAIGKGMEFTRNNPREAAESIVSYFDGIDVDILEESLIGLKNTFKGYGEMNQEAWDNAQDPLVEFGKLSGVSTKQDTTEDVIWTNSYIEEAFKK; encoded by the coding sequence ATGTTTAAGAATAAATTGGCGTTCGTTCTGCTTTGTTTGGCGTTAATAGTATCTGGATGCAGTTCAAGTGACGAAACAACTACAGAAAATAAAGGGAGTTCCGGAGGGAAAGCGGTAAAGCTTACTTTTACGGAACCTGCACGGTTATTGTCAGTTGCCCCTTTATATGTAGCCATTGAGCAAGGATTTTTTGAAAAAGAAGGAATTGAAGCTAAGATTGTATCTGGTGGTGGAGGAGCACAAGTAATTGCTTCTGTATTATCAGGAGAAGCTCAGTTTGCGGTCTCAGGTCCTCGAAGTATGTTCACTCCTCTTGACAAAGGTGAAGATTTAATGGCGATTCAATCTTTAAATTCAGCGCTAACTTATCAAATTACTCTCTCTAAACAATATCAAAAGAAAAAGAATGTTTCTAAAGACTCATCACTTGAAGATAGAGTTGCTTCATTGAACGGCGCAACTATTGGTACAAACCTTGTTGGGGATTCTGGAGACGTATACACCCGATATTTAATGCAAATGCATGGTGTTGATCCCAAAACTCTTAAAGCCGTCAAATTAGCAGGAGATGGATCGAAGATTGGCGGTATGCAGGAGGGGATTGTTGACGGGGGAATAGCATCACCTCCAATGGGTTTACAAGCGGAAAGTAAAGATGTTGGTGAGATTGTAATCAATACAAGTGAAGAGCCAATGTATGGGAATATGGTCTGGGAAGCTGTTTTTGCTAAAAAGGAATATTTAGAAAAAAATCAGGAAACATCTTTGAAAGTAGTTCGGGCAATAGGGAAAGGTATGGAATTCACACGTAATAATCCAAGAGAAGCAGCCGAATCAATCGTATCTTATTTTGATGGAATTGATGTTGATATCCTAGAGGAATCACTAATCGGATTGAAAAACACTTTTAAAGGCTATGGGGAAATGAATCAAGAAGCTTGGGATAATGCCCAGGATCCATTAGTTGAATTCGGCAAGTTGTCAGGCGTTTCTACTAAACAGGATACTACTGAAGATGTTATTTGGACAAATAGTTATATAGAAGAAGCATTTAAAAAATAA
- a CDS encoding ABC transporter ATP-binding protein, whose amino-acid sequence MENAQLENFKLSTRFLDVTYVNNKTGAEVIALQNINLNIKDGEFICIVGPSGCGKTTFLNTVVGLLKPSKGEILLDQQKIDGPGKDRAMVFQNPSLLPWRTVLENVLYGVELQKQVTAEKKKEAKEFIEMVGLKGYENHYPHELSGGMQQRVNLARALTVNPSLILLDEPFSALDAQTREFMQGELLRIWDETKKTSLFITHQIDEAVFLADRVFVFGARPGRVVEVVDVDIPRPRDLHVKRSPEFLEFVDHIWSIIEQESSKQGFDNKEK is encoded by the coding sequence ATGGAAAATGCACAACTGGAAAATTTCAAATTGTCCACTCGTTTTTTGGATGTTACTTACGTAAACAATAAAACTGGTGCAGAAGTGATTGCCCTGCAGAATATAAACTTGAATATCAAAGATGGTGAATTTATATGTATTGTAGGGCCGAGCGGCTGTGGGAAAACCACTTTTTTAAATACTGTAGTTGGATTACTTAAGCCAAGTAAGGGAGAAATTCTATTAGATCAGCAAAAAATTGATGGTCCCGGCAAGGACAGGGCAATGGTTTTTCAAAACCCTAGTCTATTACCTTGGAGAACAGTTTTGGAAAATGTTCTCTATGGAGTTGAACTGCAAAAGCAAGTAACCGCAGAGAAAAAGAAAGAGGCCAAAGAATTTATTGAAATGGTCGGTTTAAAAGGTTATGAAAATCATTATCCCCACGAATTGTCAGGAGGGATGCAGCAAAGGGTAAACTTGGCTCGAGCATTAACGGTAAACCCGTCATTAATATTACTGGATGAACCATTTTCGGCATTAGACGCACAAACCAGGGAATTTATGCAAGGTGAGTTACTTAGAATATGGGATGAGACAAAAAAGACAAGTCTTTTTATTACACACCAAATTGATGAAGCAGTATTTTTAGCTGATAGAGTTTTTGTTTTTGGGGCAAGACCAGGACGTGTAGTGGAGGTTGTTGATGTTGATATACCTAGACCGAGAGATCTTCATGTGAAGCGCAGCCCGGAATTTTTAGAGTTTGTAGATCATATATGGTCCATTATTGAACAGGAGTCTTCAAAACAAGGTTTCGATAATAAAGAAAAATAA
- a CDS encoding ABC transporter permease, translated as MTKGTIQLTQSKHKIKKAKKIKKEKKSFFISVASVLIFLLLWEVASQNEWINPLFISSPIEIAQAAVLMVQEISFWENMKVSGYEFIAGFVLAILIGIPIGVLSGWNSNFNAVVNPFISGLYVTPKVALLPVIIIAFGIGPASKIVIVFLMAFFPIVMSAQKAMLTLDQNLIKAARTFSASEFQIFKTIALPSTVPFLLNGIRLGIGQGLIAVVVGELFASTAGIGYQLTSNGQNLQTDRMFVGVLVITITGIILTSLLGIIERRFSSWKPENS; from the coding sequence ATGACGAAGGGTACGATCCAACTAACACAATCAAAGCACAAGATAAAAAAGGCGAAGAAAATAAAAAAAGAAAAGAAGTCATTTTTTATCAGTGTTGCTTCTGTTTTAATATTCCTGTTGCTTTGGGAAGTTGCCTCTCAAAATGAATGGATAAATCCATTGTTCATTAGCTCACCAATTGAAATTGCCCAAGCGGCAGTTTTAATGGTCCAAGAAATTTCTTTTTGGGAAAATATGAAAGTAAGTGGTTACGAATTTATTGCAGGCTTTGTTTTAGCCATACTTATTGGAATTCCAATTGGTGTGTTATCGGGCTGGAATTCTAACTTTAATGCAGTCGTTAACCCTTTCATTTCAGGATTATATGTAACGCCTAAAGTCGCCCTTTTACCAGTGATCATAATTGCATTCGGAATAGGACCAGCATCAAAAATTGTTATAGTATTTTTGATGGCCTTCTTTCCAATAGTGATGAGCGCTCAAAAAGCTATGTTAACATTAGATCAAAACTTAATAAAAGCAGCAAGAACATTTAGTGCAAGTGAATTTCAAATTTTTAAAACAATCGCTTTGCCTTCGACGGTACCATTCCTTTTAAACGGTATTCGCTTAGGCATTGGTCAAGGATTAATTGCTGTAGTTGTAGGTGAATTATTCGCTTCGACTGCTGGTATCGGATATCAATTGACAAGCAATGGTCAAAATCTACAAACAGATCGTATGTTTGTTGGAGTGTTGGTCATTACGATTACGGGAATCATTCTAACTTCATTATTAGGCATTATTGAAAGACGCTTTTCATCTTGGAAACCAGAAAATAGTTAA
- a CDS encoding DMT family transporter: protein MNTKAFLLASITVIIWGSTFAAIRASLHGGYSAGHLVLVRYLIASGIFVLYALWPGVKFRLPKKEDLLRISILAFIGISIYHIGVTFGEQTVSAGTAGMLIGSAPVFIAIIAAFVLKERLGLFGWIGLGIGFIGITLITLGTAGPSLNISEGAFLVLMSAIASAVFFVFQKPLFSRYNPIELTAYFTWIGTIPFFIFFPGLFQEIQHATMEGHLSAIFVGIFPAAIGYVTWAVALSLGKASSVSSLLYLEPVIAIFVAWVWLREVPSTLSVIGGGIAILGVLVVNGFGKYKSVMKKAA from the coding sequence TTGAACACTAAGGCGTTTTTATTGGCATCTATTACAGTTATTATTTGGGGATCTACATTCGCTGCTATTCGTGCAAGCTTACATGGCGGGTATTCAGCCGGCCATTTGGTCCTTGTTCGTTATCTTATAGCATCAGGGATTTTTGTCCTTTATGCTCTATGGCCTGGGGTGAAATTTCGACTCCCGAAAAAAGAGGATTTGCTGAGGATATCGATCCTTGCATTTATTGGTATTAGTATTTATCATATCGGGGTTACATTCGGGGAACAAACCGTTTCGGCGGGAACGGCTGGAATGCTGATTGGTTCAGCACCTGTCTTCATCGCGATCATTGCTGCGTTCGTTTTAAAAGAACGCCTCGGTCTATTCGGTTGGATTGGTTTAGGCATAGGATTCATAGGGATCACCTTAATAACATTAGGTACTGCAGGCCCTTCCCTGAATATTTCTGAAGGTGCCTTTTTAGTGCTGATGTCTGCTATTGCTTCTGCAGTGTTTTTTGTTTTCCAAAAGCCACTGTTTAGCCGCTATAATCCGATTGAATTGACAGCCTATTTCACATGGATCGGTACAATACCCTTTTTCATATTTTTTCCTGGGCTATTTCAAGAAATTCAACATGCTACAATGGAAGGTCATTTATCAGCGATTTTTGTTGGTATTTTCCCTGCAGCCATCGGTTATGTAACTTGGGCAGTCGCACTATCATTAGGAAAAGCCAGTTCCGTTTCCAGTTTGTTATACCTTGAACCTGTGATTGCCATTTTCGTCGCTTGGGTTTGGCTGCGGGAAGTGCCTAGTACTCTTTCAGTCATTGGCGGCGGAATTGCGATATTAGGGGTTCTTGTCGTTAATGGGTTCGGAAAGTATAAATCAGTAATGAAAAAAGCAGCATGA
- a CDS encoding LamG-like jellyroll fold domain-containing protein, which yields MRMKKAIIGLSLLCMIVPGIAKSADSVAENNRSNIVANWKFTKQHVKSGSIDKGNLIIEDTSKHGNDLELVTIGDPASPELKNMIQWSEEDYHDQEKVDSLKFANYENAPSGRYFKTNKNAPINSEKFDKGFTIEAIFKLPSDSKSVMGLFSRQGQAADLNKMEGEKKILSALTVSSDQKIHWTSHPSNLNYNVSNWSRSLNAEEWYHLAVVNDGNTTTLTLNGISDYGKSEKVIGIAAVNGKGWNIGASEWGNKFNALFKGNIQEIRIANKALTEKEWLVQDARDDEPFEGSNKALPFLKNKKNYNFLFVPDTQKYSSQNPEIFNSQMNWISNNTKKNNIIMNTFVGDIVDSDLEKQWQNSLGAISLLDKKDVPYMMAAGNHDYAAGDPFLTHYGPQRFLNKKYYKGSSPSGYSSYAIAKAGSYEYLVLIVDMKNLHKDLEWSKKVLDQHKDKPTILVSHDIIFPKVKDDKTIAVESSNGRLIWDELVKDHNQVFMTVNGHYFGIAHRVKQNSAGNDVIQMLVNYQTNYRGGNGWLRLVEFDEKKNVLVFRTYSPFVDEMSKKEKSYIDYKFLTGENNSFKLDWDFKNRFNFK from the coding sequence ATGAGAATGAAAAAAGCAATAATAGGTCTCTCACTCTTATGTATGATTGTTCCTGGTATTGCCAAATCGGCTGATTCCGTTGCTGAAAATAATCGAAGCAATATCGTAGCAAATTGGAAATTCACAAAACAACATGTTAAATCCGGTTCAATCGATAAAGGTAATTTAATAATAGAAGATACAAGCAAACATGGAAACGATTTAGAGTTAGTGACGATAGGTGATCCTGCCTCGCCTGAATTAAAAAATATGATTCAATGGTCTGAAGAAGATTATCATGATCAAGAAAAAGTGGATAGCTTGAAGTTCGCTAACTATGAAAACGCCCCTTCAGGTAGGTATTTCAAAACCAATAAGAATGCACCTATCAATTCGGAGAAATTCGATAAGGGTTTTACCATTGAAGCGATTTTTAAGTTGCCAAGTGATTCCAAGAGTGTCATGGGGCTTTTTTCTAGACAAGGACAGGCGGCCGATCTTAATAAAATGGAAGGCGAGAAAAAAATCCTTTCTGCTTTAACTGTATCCAGTGATCAAAAAATCCACTGGACAAGTCATCCATCTAATTTAAATTATAATGTAAGCAATTGGTCTCGATCTTTAAACGCTGAGGAATGGTACCATTTGGCAGTTGTTAATGATGGTAACACGACGACTTTAACTTTGAATGGCATAAGTGATTACGGAAAATCAGAAAAAGTAATAGGTATTGCAGCAGTTAATGGTAAAGGCTGGAACATCGGAGCATCTGAGTGGGGAAATAAGTTTAATGCACTATTCAAAGGGAATATCCAGGAAATACGAATTGCTAATAAGGCTTTAACCGAAAAAGAATGGCTTGTGCAGGATGCCCGTGACGATGAACCATTCGAAGGATCAAACAAAGCTTTACCCTTTCTAAAGAATAAAAAGAATTATAATTTTCTTTTTGTACCAGATACCCAGAAATATTCAAGCCAAAATCCAGAGATATTTAATAGCCAAATGAACTGGATTTCCAATAACACCAAGAAGAACAATATTATCATGAATACATTTGTTGGGGACATAGTCGATAGTGATTTAGAAAAACAATGGCAGAATTCCCTCGGTGCCATTTCCCTTTTGGATAAAAAGGATGTTCCATATATGATGGCGGCCGGGAATCATGACTATGCGGCCGGGGACCCTTTCTTAACACATTATGGGCCGCAGCGTTTTTTGAATAAAAAATACTATAAGGGGTCGTCTCCCTCTGGGTATAGCTCATATGCAATCGCTAAGGCAGGGAGTTATGAATACTTAGTCTTGATAGTCGATATGAAAAATCTGCATAAGGACCTGGAATGGTCAAAAAAGGTTCTGGATCAGCATAAAGATAAACCGACAATTCTCGTCTCACATGATATTATATTTCCTAAAGTTAAGGATGATAAAACCATCGCCGTCGAGTCGTCTAATGGCCGGCTGATTTGGGATGAACTTGTAAAGGACCATAATCAAGTGTTCATGACGGTTAATGGCCATTATTTTGGGATAGCACATCGGGTAAAACAAAATTCAGCAGGAAATGATGTCATTCAAATGCTGGTCAATTACCAAACGAATTATCGAGGGGGTAATGGCTGGCTAAGACTTGTAGAATTTGATGAAAAGAAAAATGTATTGGTATTCCGAACCTATTCGCCATTTGTCGACGAAATGTCTAAAAAAGAAAAATCCTATATCGATTATAAATTTTTAACAGGTGAAAATAATTCATTTAAATTGGATTGGGACTTTAAAAATAGATTTAATTTTAAGTAA
- a CDS encoding GNAT family N-acetyltransferase: MEKEFPLIETRRLILREVTIEDAGDMFKYLSDIDVVKPMGLDPCQTVNDVWDEIKWYESIFQEGTGIRWGITLKDSGKVIGSCGFLNMVTKHHRAEIGYELSKDHWGKGIASEALEAVVMYGYRHFHLERIEALIEPDNHPSQKLVEKQGFRREGLLRHYEYTCGKFDDLYMYSLIKEDLVTF; this comes from the coding sequence ATGGAGAAGGAATTTCCGCTTATTGAAACACGACGATTGATCTTAAGGGAAGTAACAATAGAAGACGCGGGTGATATGTTTAAATATTTATCTGATATAGATGTAGTGAAGCCAATGGGATTAGATCCTTGCCAAACAGTAAATGACGTATGGGATGAAATTAAATGGTACGAATCTATATTCCAGGAAGGTACGGGAATCAGATGGGGAATTACATTAAAAGATTCCGGTAAGGTTATAGGAAGTTGCGGTTTTCTGAATATGGTCACCAAGCATCATCGAGCTGAAATTGGATATGAATTAAGTAAAGATCATTGGGGAAAAGGCATTGCTAGTGAAGCATTGGAAGCCGTTGTTATGTATGGCTATCGCCACTTTCACCTGGAAAGGATTGAAGCTTTAATAGAACCTGATAATCACCCATCCCAAAAACTCGTGGAAAAACAAGGGTTTAGAAGAGAAGGATTGCTAAGGCATTATGAATATACATGTGGCAAATTCGATGATTTATATATGTACTCACTCATAAAAGAAGATTTAGTGACCTTTTAA
- a CDS encoding antibiotic biosynthesis monooxygenase, protein MFLAKTPEPPYYACIFTSQRSDKDAASYNSTAEFMDELAAQQDGYLGVESVRDQNGLGITVSYWKSLDAIKLWKENAAHKKAQEKGLKDWYSSYSTRICKVERDYTSK, encoded by the coding sequence ATGTTTCTTGCAAAAACTCCCGAACCACCCTATTACGCTTGTATTTTCACTTCTCAAAGAAGCGATAAGGATGCCGCAAGCTACAATTCAACCGCGGAATTCATGGATGAACTTGCCGCTCAACAAGATGGCTATTTAGGAGTCGAAAGCGTAAGAGATCAAAACGGGTTAGGAATTACCGTATCCTATTGGAAGTCCCTGGATGCCATAAAGCTTTGGAAAGAAAATGCCGCTCACAAAAAGGCACAAGAAAAAGGTTTGAAAGATTGGTACTCATCATACTCAACCCGAATTTGCAAGGTTGAAAGAGATTATACAAGCAAGTGA
- a CDS encoding dihydrofolate reductase family protein, producing the protein MAELVYHVAVSLDNFIADQAMLDGNINQSFFLFEGEHVPDFLSDIQQYEAVLMGSKTYEFGFQFGAKPGEPGYKGLKHYIFSSSLQFESNEEVELIEGNAVAFIENLKKQSDGKLWLCGGGELAGTLLKHKLIDQLVLKVNPVIIGEGIPLFGSVKPSLKLDLVEMKQYPNGVIKPTYNIIYP; encoded by the coding sequence GTGGCAGAATTGGTATATCATGTAGCGGTTTCACTGGACAATTTCATTGCCGATCAAGCAATGTTGGATGGGAATATCAATCAATCCTTTTTCTTATTTGAAGGAGAACATGTCCCAGACTTTTTATCCGATATCCAGCAATATGAAGCGGTGTTGATGGGAAGTAAAACATATGAATTTGGATTTCAATTCGGAGCTAAACCGGGTGAACCGGGTTATAAGGGCTTGAAACATTATATTTTTTCGAGCTCTCTTCAGTTTGAATCGAATGAGGAGGTAGAACTTATCGAAGGAAACGCCGTTGCGTTTATTGAAAATCTCAAGAAGCAAAGTGACGGAAAGCTATGGCTTTGCGGGGGAGGAGAATTGGCTGGAACGTTATTAAAACATAAACTCATTGATCAATTGGTGCTGAAAGTGAATCCAGTCATAATCGGTGAAGGCATCCCTCTTTTCGGCAGCGTTAAGCCAAGTCTAAAATTAGATTTAGTTGAAATGAAACAATATCCAAACGGAGTGATTAAACCTACATATAATATTATTTATCCTTAG